The proteins below come from a single Minwuia thermotolerans genomic window:
- a CDS encoding epoxide hydrolase family protein, with protein MKAFEVHVGDTEIADLNARLDATRWPREEPADAGWNYGASMAYVRELCAHWRDAFDWRAVEARINGFDNFTADVDGIDIHFILEKGSGAQPTPLILTHGWPGSIVEFLEVIEPLAHPERFGGDAEDGFDVIVPSLPGYGFSGAPPKAIDCRETARLWRGLMVDVLGYQGFIAQGGDWGCLVTSWLGLNHADVCKAIHQNMWILRPARDDSRPYDAEEKAWTGRRRQLMATETAYQAIQSTKSQTLAYGLTDSPAGLAAWIAEKFHRWGDTGGDIESRFSKDRLLANIALYWFTATINTSAWMYRSIIESDNFIAPPGRKIEVPTGVAHFPGDIFATPPRQWVERVANVVHWTDMPAGGHFAAMEEPALFVDDIRAFRRLVEADS; from the coding sequence ATGAAAGCGTTCGAAGTCCATGTCGGCGATACGGAGATCGCCGACCTGAACGCACGGCTGGACGCGACGCGCTGGCCCAGGGAGGAACCGGCGGACGCGGGCTGGAACTACGGCGCCAGCATGGCCTATGTCCGGGAGCTCTGCGCCCACTGGCGCGACGCCTTCGACTGGCGCGCGGTCGAGGCCCGGATCAACGGCTTCGACAACTTCACCGCCGACGTCGACGGCATCGACATCCATTTCATCCTGGAGAAGGGCTCGGGCGCGCAGCCGACGCCGCTGATCCTGACCCATGGCTGGCCGGGTTCGATCGTCGAGTTCCTGGAGGTGATCGAGCCGCTGGCCCATCCCGAACGCTTCGGCGGCGATGCGGAGGACGGCTTCGACGTGATCGTCCCCAGCCTGCCGGGTTACGGCTTCTCGGGCGCGCCGCCGAAGGCGATCGACTGCCGCGAGACGGCGCGGCTCTGGCGCGGGCTGATGGTCGACGTCCTGGGGTATCAGGGCTTCATCGCGCAGGGCGGCGACTGGGGCTGCCTGGTGACGTCCTGGCTCGGCCTGAACCACGCCGATGTCTGCAAGGCCATCCATCAGAACATGTGGATCCTGCGCCCGGCGCGGGACGACAGCCGCCCCTATGACGCCGAGGAGAAAGCCTGGACGGGGCGGCGCAGGCAACTGATGGCGACCGAAACTGCCTATCAGGCGATCCAGTCCACGAAGTCCCAGACCCTGGCCTACGGGCTGACCGACTCACCGGCGGGCCTGGCGGCCTGGATCGCCGAGAAGTTCCACCGCTGGGGCGATACGGGCGGCGATATCGAGAGCCGGTTCTCCAAGGACCGGCTGCTGGCGAACATCGCGCTGTACTGGTTCACGGCGACGATCAACACGTCGGCCTGGATGTACCGCTCGATCATCGAGAGCGACAATTTCATCGCGCCGCCGGGCCGGAAGATCGAGGTTCCGACCGGGGTCGCGCACTTCCCGGGCGACATCTTCGCCACCCCGCCGCGCCAGTGGGTCGAGCGGGTCGCCAACGTCGTGCACTGGACCGACATGCCGGCCGGCGGCCATTTCGCCGCCATGGAGGAACCGGCGCTGTTCGTCGACGACATCCGCGCCTTCCGGCGGCTGGTGGAGGCCGACAGCTAG
- a CDS encoding MaoC family dehydratase, with the protein MQLLGHGFYYQDWSVGWKFRTLTRSITETDIMNFVGVSGLTEELFTSYWYLEEHTDFAGRLAPGALVFSLAEGLVIPSTIARTGLAFLNCEIDVKGPSFAGDTLHVEGEVTEIRPAKKGNRALVRTDNKVVNQKGDVVLTYNPLRMMRGRPEED; encoded by the coding sequence ATGCAACTCCTGGGACATGGATTCTACTATCAGGACTGGTCCGTCGGCTGGAAGTTCAGGACGCTCACGCGTTCCATCACCGAAACCGACATCATGAACTTCGTCGGCGTCTCCGGCCTCACCGAGGAGCTGTTCACAAGCTACTGGTACCTGGAGGAACATACCGACTTCGCCGGCCGTCTGGCGCCGGGCGCCCTGGTCTTCTCGCTGGCCGAGGGCCTGGTGATCCCGTCGACCATCGCGCGTACCGGCCTCGCCTTCCTGAACTGCGAGATCGACGTCAAGGGGCCGTCCTTCGCCGGCGACACGCTGCACGTGGAAGGGGAAGTCACCGAGATCCGCCCGGCGAAGAAGGGCAACCGCGCCCTGGTTCGCACCGACAACAAGGTGGTCAACCAGAAGGGCGACGTGGTGCTGACCTACAATCCGCTCAGGATGATGCGGGGCCGGCCCGAGGAGGACTGA
- a CDS encoding FecR domain-containing protein, with amino-acid sequence MTRQFHRTTFGEEAPQGQFAEVLNAAGQNALVIDHGALLLTADFVRAGSDLILQGKDGTKILIVDFFGTETPPDLYTLNGAQIAGHLAELLAGPRAGGLAQLGAGLGNPIGVVEAVDGVVVATRTDGSRVELSAGDPVYQDDVIETAAGGACGLRFNDDTTFSIGQDARMVIDDFVYDPSAGTGSAVMNVLQGSFSFVSGQVAQSGDDALQVKTPVLTIGIRGTYVTGQGAQEGEESEVVNLPDDNGQTGSVFVSNQAGGVLLTQAYEGTSTSSQFQPLSAPRIYSPEEVNQKYGNALDFLPPTSDVQRGQQDDDGGDDDREDGGAPDGGG; translated from the coding sequence ATGACGAGACAATTCCACAGGACGACCTTCGGCGAGGAGGCCCCCCAGGGACAGTTCGCCGAGGTGCTCAACGCGGCGGGCCAGAATGCGCTGGTGATCGATCACGGCGCGCTGCTGCTCACCGCCGACTTCGTGCGCGCCGGTTCCGACCTGATCCTTCAGGGCAAGGACGGCACGAAGATCCTGATCGTCGACTTTTTCGGCACAGAGACGCCGCCCGACCTATACACGCTCAACGGCGCGCAGATCGCCGGCCACCTGGCCGAGCTGCTCGCCGGGCCCAGGGCGGGCGGTCTGGCGCAGCTCGGCGCCGGTCTCGGCAATCCCATCGGCGTGGTGGAAGCGGTCGATGGCGTGGTCGTCGCCACCCGCACCGATGGCAGCCGCGTCGAGCTGTCCGCAGGCGATCCGGTCTATCAGGACGACGTGATCGAGACTGCCGCGGGTGGCGCCTGCGGCCTGCGTTTCAATGACGACACCACCTTCTCGATCGGCCAGGACGCCCGCATGGTCATCGACGATTTCGTCTATGATCCGAGCGCCGGCACCGGCAGCGCAGTGATGAACGTCCTGCAGGGTTCCTTCTCGTTTGTCTCCGGCCAGGTCGCCCAGAGCGGCGACGACGCGCTGCAGGTCAAGACCCCGGTGCTGACCATCGGTATCCGCGGCACCTACGTGACCGGCCAGGGCGCGCAGGAGGGCGAGGAATCGGAAGTCGTCAATCTGCCCGACGACAACGGCCAGACGGGTTCCGTCTTCGTCTCCAACCAGGCGGGCGGGGTTCTGCTCACCCAGGCCTATGAGGGCACGTCGACCAGCAGTCAGTTCCAGCCGCTCAGCGCCCCGCGGATCTACAGTCCGGAGGAAGTCAATCAGAAGTACGGCAACGCGCTGGACTTCCTGCCACCGACATCGGATGTGCAGCGCGGCCAGCAGGATGACGACGGCGGCGACGACGACCGCGAAGACGGCGGCGCGCCGGATGGCGGCGG
- a CDS encoding MlaA family lipoprotein, with protein sequence MGISRNLAVLALGGMMLTSAAAAADAPADPYEQTNREIFDFNMGLDRAVMRPVARGYRTVAPEPLRLGVSNALENLTEPRTLINNILQGDGEAAWNTFMRFMINSTVGIGGLFDVTTAGNFHRRKEDFGQTLAVWGYESGAYIMLPVFGPSTGRDTVGFVVDSVTDPFNLVFGFVPTAARTGTAMVDKRSEVIEEFEVLEDTAIDLYASVRTLYYQNRENAIRNGAPPPLDDLYRDLELEKSVEVSFPRAQNN encoded by the coding sequence ATGGGGATCAGCAGGAACCTGGCCGTCCTGGCCTTGGGCGGGATGATGTTGACGTCGGCTGCAGCAGCAGCCGATGCGCCCGCCGATCCCTACGAGCAGACCAACCGCGAAATCTTCGACTTCAACATGGGCCTCGACCGCGCCGTGATGCGGCCCGTCGCCCGCGGCTATCGCACCGTGGCGCCGGAGCCGCTGCGCCTTGGCGTGTCCAACGCACTGGAAAACCTGACGGAACCGCGCACGCTGATCAACAACATCCTCCAGGGTGACGGCGAAGCGGCGTGGAACACCTTCATGCGTTTCATGATCAACTCCACCGTCGGCATCGGCGGCCTGTTCGACGTCACCACGGCCGGCAATTTCCACCGCCGCAAGGAAGACTTCGGCCAGACGCTGGCGGTCTGGGGCTACGAAAGCGGCGCCTACATCATGCTGCCCGTCTTCGGCCCCTCGACGGGCCGCGACACGGTGGGATTCGTCGTCGATTCGGTGACCGATCCCTTCAATCTCGTATTCGGTTTCGTGCCGACGGCCGCGCGCACCGGCACCGCCATGGTCGACAAGCGCTCCGAGGTGATCGAGGAATTCGAGGTGCTGGAGGATACGGCGATCGACCTCTACGCCTCCGTGCGCACGCTCTACTACCAGAACCGCGAGAACGCGATCCGCAACGGCGCACCGCCGCCGCTGGACGATCTGTACCGGGATCTGGAGCTGGAGAAGAGCGTCGAAGTCAGCTTTCCCCGCGCCCAGAACAACTGA
- a CDS encoding LLM class flavin-dependent oxidoreductase — MKFGIFYEHQIPRPWDERSEHRILNESLEQIELADRLGFDAAWVVEHHFLEEYSHSSAPEVFLGAASQRTKNIRLGHGIVQITTNQPHRVAEKVGTLDLLSNGRVELGFGEGAGPAELHPFGVKVRTKRERWEEAVQAIVPMFTKTDWEFHGEHFDFPARNVVPKPLQKPHPPLWVACSNIKTIAKAGEWGMGALGFSFISAEAARAWVHRYYNCLLRRRQPLTDYPLNPNIAIANGFFCAETDEEAIEKASGWTFFIFALSYYGRKGVDAPGKSDLWAAYQDWRHSEKAQKAVETALIGSPETLRKKLRMFADAHVDQCILVAQAGRTSHEDICKSYRLFAEEVMPEFHGEEAAHQAWKRSVLDGETVLEELDTEDFDLYSHQNEDIVRLTPEELKAMMAEKEKQAAPGD; from the coding sequence ATGAAGTTCGGCATCTTCTACGAGCACCAGATCCCGCGGCCCTGGGACGAGCGGAGCGAGCACCGCATCCTGAACGAATCGCTGGAGCAGATCGAACTGGCCGACCGGCTGGGCTTCGACGCCGCCTGGGTGGTCGAGCATCACTTCCTGGAGGAGTATTCGCACTCCTCGGCGCCGGAGGTCTTCCTCGGCGCGGCCAGCCAGCGCACGAAGAACATCCGCCTGGGCCACGGTATCGTCCAGATCACCACCAACCAGCCGCATCGCGTGGCCGAGAAGGTGGGCACGCTGGACCTGCTGTCGAACGGGCGTGTCGAGCTGGGCTTTGGCGAGGGCGCAGGCCCCGCGGAACTGCACCCCTTCGGCGTCAAGGTCCGCACCAAGCGGGAGCGCTGGGAGGAAGCGGTCCAGGCCATCGTGCCCATGTTCACGAAGACGGACTGGGAATTCCACGGCGAGCATTTCGATTTCCCCGCCCGCAACGTGGTGCCGAAGCCGCTGCAGAAACCGCATCCGCCGCTCTGGGTCGCCTGCTCCAACATCAAGACCATTGCCAAGGCCGGCGAGTGGGGCATGGGGGCGCTGGGCTTCAGCTTCATCTCGGCGGAGGCCGCGCGGGCCTGGGTGCATCGCTACTACAATTGTCTGCTGCGCCGCCGCCAGCCGCTGACCGACTATCCGCTCAACCCGAACATCGCCATCGCCAACGGCTTCTTCTGCGCCGAGACGGACGAGGAGGCGATCGAGAAGGCGTCGGGGTGGACGTTCTTCATCTTCGCGTTGTCCTATTACGGCAGGAAGGGCGTCGACGCGCCGGGCAAGAGCGACCTCTGGGCCGCCTACCAGGACTGGCGCCATTCCGAAAAGGCGCAGAAGGCTGTCGAGACGGCGCTGATCGGCAGCCCGGAGACGCTGCGGAAGAAGCTGCGCATGTTCGCCGACGCCCATGTCGACCAGTGCATTCTGGTGGCCCAGGCCGGCCGCACCAGCCACGAGGATATCTGCAAGAGCTACCGCCTGTTCGCGGAGGAAGTCATGCCGGAGTTCCATGGCGAGGAAGCCGCGCATCAGGCCTGGAAGCGGAGCGTCCTCGACGGCGAGACGGTGCTCGAGGAGCTCGATACCGAGGATTTCGACCTCTACAGCCACCAGAACGAGGACATTGTCCGCCTGACGCCCGAAGAGCTCAAGGCGATGATGGCGGAGAAGGAAAAGCAGGCCGCCCCGGGGGACTGA
- a CDS encoding enoyl-CoA hydratase has translation MAFAEILYQKDGPVLTVTLNRPDALNAWTRQMEAEVREAMIEASKDDGVRAIVLTGAGRGFCAGADMNLLGDIQDESSAMRGRLQSVSAVDNAIPGGLNPGRDYSMRYAYFPTVPKPILAAVNGPCAGLGMIMALYCDMRFAARSAVFTTAFSRRGLIAEHGISWMLPALVGHANALDLLLSARKVTSEEARQMGLVNRVIEDERFIDETRAYAEELATMVSPRSIRVMKQQVYQALHQSLESAILTANSEMPASFDSADFKEGVAHFVEKRAPNFPGR, from the coding sequence ATGGCGTTCGCGGAAATTCTATACCAGAAGGACGGCCCGGTCCTGACCGTCACGCTCAACCGGCCGGATGCGCTGAACGCCTGGACCCGGCAGATGGAAGCGGAGGTCCGCGAGGCCATGATCGAGGCGTCGAAGGACGACGGCGTGCGCGCCATCGTGCTGACCGGCGCCGGACGCGGCTTCTGCGCCGGGGCGGACATGAACCTGCTGGGCGACATCCAGGACGAGAGTTCGGCCATGCGGGGGCGGCTGCAGAGCGTCTCGGCGGTCGACAACGCCATTCCCGGCGGCCTGAACCCCGGGCGCGACTATTCCATGCGCTACGCCTATTTCCCCACCGTGCCGAAGCCGATCCTGGCGGCGGTCAACGGGCCCTGCGCCGGGCTGGGCATGATCATGGCGCTCTACTGCGACATGCGCTTCGCCGCCCGGTCGGCCGTCTTCACCACCGCCTTTTCCCGCCGCGGCCTGATCGCCGAGCACGGCATCTCCTGGATGCTGCCGGCGCTTGTCGGGCATGCCAACGCGCTCGACCTGCTGCTGTCGGCGCGCAAGGTGACGTCGGAGGAGGCGCGGCAGATGGGGCTGGTGAACCGGGTCATCGAGGACGAGCGTTTCATCGACGAGACCCGCGCCTACGCCGAGGAACTGGCGACCATGGTCTCGCCGCGGTCCATCCGCGTGATGAAGCAGCAGGTCTACCAGGCCCTGCACCAGTCGCTGGAGAGCGCGATCCTGACGGCGAATTCCGAGATGCCGGCGAGTTTCGATTCGGCGGACTTCAAGGAAGGCGTCGCGCACTTCGTGGAGAAGCGGGCGCCCAACTTTCCCGGGCGTTAG
- a CDS encoding SDR family NAD(P)-dependent oxidoreductase has translation MSYRSIYRPGLFEGRAVIVTGGGSGIGRCNAHELASLGAAVALVGRRLERLEAVAQEIEEDGGRAICHACDLRDEEAVRAMVADVIERLGRIDGLVNNAGGQFTSPAENMSQKGFETVIRNNLVSGFVVARECFTQWMKANGGSVVNIVADPIGGMPAMVHSAGARAGMMSVTETLAVEWANHGVRVNSVAPGYIASSGMNAYTPEMQAKFTEGLKKMPFKRMGTESEVSSVITFLLSEGASYVSGACYYVHGASQSIRQDWDIPDHTRAKPYQGFHRYNGPVAFWGDYGGNGQGED, from the coding sequence ATGTCCTACAGGTCGATATATCGGCCTGGCCTGTTCGAGGGCCGGGCCGTCATCGTGACCGGCGGCGGGTCCGGTATCGGGCGCTGCAACGCCCATGAACTGGCGTCGCTGGGCGCGGCGGTGGCGTTGGTTGGCCGGCGCCTCGAGCGCCTCGAGGCCGTGGCTCAGGAGATAGAGGAGGACGGCGGCCGGGCGATATGCCACGCCTGCGATCTGCGCGACGAGGAAGCGGTCCGGGCGATGGTGGCCGACGTCATCGAGCGGCTGGGTCGGATCGACGGGCTGGTCAACAATGCCGGCGGGCAGTTCACGTCGCCGGCCGAGAACATGAGCCAGAAGGGCTTCGAGACGGTGATTCGCAACAATCTCGTCTCGGGATTCGTGGTCGCCCGGGAGTGCTTCACCCAGTGGATGAAGGCGAATGGCGGTTCCGTCGTGAACATCGTCGCCGATCCGATCGGCGGCATGCCGGCCATGGTGCACTCGGCCGGCGCGCGGGCCGGCATGATGTCGGTGACCGAGACCCTGGCGGTCGAATGGGCCAATCACGGCGTCCGCGTGAACTCCGTCGCGCCGGGCTATATCGCGTCCTCGGGGATGAACGCCTACACGCCCGAGATGCAGGCGAAGTTCACCGAAGGGCTGAAGAAGATGCCCTTCAAGCGCATGGGCACGGAATCCGAGGTCTCCTCGGTGATCACATTCCTGCTGTCGGAGGGGGCGTCCTACGTCTCCGGCGCCTGCTACTACGTCCACGGCGCCAGCCAGTCGATCCGCCAGGACTGGGACATACCCGACCATACCAGGGCGAAACCCTATCAGGGCTTCCATCGCTATAATGGCCCGGTCGCGTTCTGGGGCGACTATGGCGGCAATGGTCAGGGGGAGGACTGA
- a CDS encoding MFS transporter, whose translation MSADSLPKGSAGSLSARGARWNAAGVLFFCFVIGMTGRGLFDSFVVMLRPLDLSHSWSRDELTAIYAIAMTCWGLGAPLAGIIFDRAGARPVYLLGIACSAGGLMLASTDWGLWSFYLGHGVAVGTATALLGTVVQAALVSRWFDRSRSTALGLVHSSMGIGVLLFSPITQLLIDSFGWQGAYRGLTLIGLAVIVPIALFAPWGRFRAGHPEIAAAAAAPREGPRRPNYRSLREALGGWPFWALSWIYGITGMGIYVAITQLVDYFQVLGVPALEAASIYGVAGALAPVGMVAFGVIADRLGMLRAATLSYGLTLVSYAGFLALPEMFSEFVLYGSAVCLGLTLGSRGPMVSSIVSRTFQGPAFGRIYGAILAFGGAGGGLGAWLGGFIHDAAGGHAALFYVGAVVLVAAGSPFVFLSRAAAR comes from the coding sequence GTGAGCGCGGATTCCCTGCCGAAGGGCAGCGCCGGTTCCCTGAGCGCGCGTGGCGCCCGCTGGAACGCCGCCGGGGTGCTGTTCTTCTGCTTCGTCATCGGCATGACGGGGCGGGGACTGTTCGACAGCTTCGTCGTCATGCTGAGGCCGCTCGACCTCTCCCATTCGTGGAGCCGGGACGAACTGACGGCGATCTACGCCATCGCCATGACCTGCTGGGGACTCGGCGCCCCGCTGGCGGGTATCATCTTCGACCGGGCCGGGGCGCGGCCGGTCTATCTGCTCGGCATCGCCTGTTCCGCCGGCGGCCTGATGCTGGCGAGCACCGACTGGGGGCTGTGGAGCTTCTATCTCGGCCACGGGGTCGCCGTCGGCACGGCGACGGCGCTGCTCGGCACTGTCGTCCAGGCGGCGCTGGTCAGCCGCTGGTTCGACCGCAGCCGTTCGACCGCGCTCGGCCTTGTGCATTCCTCCATGGGCATCGGCGTGCTGCTGTTCTCGCCCATCACCCAGCTGCTGATCGACAGCTTCGGCTGGCAGGGCGCCTATCGGGGTCTGACCCTGATCGGCCTCGCCGTCATCGTCCCGATCGCGCTGTTCGCGCCGTGGGGGCGGTTCCGGGCGGGCCACCCGGAGATCGCCGCGGCCGCGGCGGCCCCGCGCGAGGGGCCGCGGCGTCCGAACTACCGCAGTCTCCGCGAAGCGCTCGGCGGCTGGCCGTTCTGGGCGCTGTCGTGGATCTACGGGATCACCGGCATGGGCATCTATGTGGCCATCACACAACTCGTCGACTATTTCCAGGTGCTGGGCGTGCCGGCGCTGGAGGCCGCGTCGATCTATGGCGTGGCCGGCGCGCTGGCGCCTGTCGGCATGGTCGCCTTCGGCGTCATCGCCGACCGGCTGGGCATGCTGCGCGCGGCGACGCTGTCCTACGGCCTCACCCTGGTTTCCTATGCCGGCTTCCTGGCCCTGCCGGAGATGTTCAGCGAGTTCGTACTCTACGGCTCGGCCGTCTGTCTCGGCCTGACACTGGGCAGCCGCGGACCCATGGTCTCCTCCATCGTCAGCCGCACTTTCCAGGGTCCGGCCTTCGGCCGCATCTACGGCGCGATCCTGGCCTTCGGCGGCGCCGGCGGCGGGCTCGGCGCCTGGCTGGGCGGCTTCATCCATGACGCGGCGGGCGGTCATGCCGCGCTGTTCTATGTCGGCGCCGTCGTCCTCGTGGCCGCCGGTTCGCCCTTCGTCTTTCTCTCACGCGCCGCGGCGCGCTAG
- a CDS encoding CaiB/BaiF CoA transferase family protein — METENKGPLAGYRVVDLTRIVLGPLAGQMLGDLGADVIKVEEPAGDLARAIGTTRRDGMASCFLNCNRNKRSLCLDLKKPEGLEAFMRLIETADVFMHALRPQAVRKLGIAYEDLKAVNPNLIYVGAYGFSEKGPYGHKTAFDDIIQSASGGAAIQGWLLDQPRYVGFVQADKTTGLMAANAVVTALLHRERTGEAQFVEVPMFETMVHINLIEHLDGATYADATGPTGYSRLRTPWRKPYPSRDGWVAILPYDDRQWRVVLEAAGRSDLAEDPMFNSFAARQKNVDTVYSTLAELSKALTTDEWLAALEPHGVPCSRVNTPEDLLTDRHLTDVGFWETYDHPTEGPLRTMKYPVNFEKSPASVRRHTPHLGEQTREVLGELGYDEATVEAMLAAGAAIEKKEKAI, encoded by the coding sequence ATGGAGACGGAAAACAAGGGCCCGCTGGCGGGCTACCGCGTCGTCGACCTGACCCGCATCGTGCTGGGCCCGCTGGCCGGGCAGATGCTGGGCGACCTCGGCGCGGACGTGATCAAGGTGGAGGAGCCGGCCGGCGACCTGGCGCGCGCCATCGGCACAACGCGGCGAGACGGCATGGCCTCGTGCTTCCTCAACTGCAACCGCAACAAGCGTTCGCTCTGTCTGGACCTGAAGAAGCCCGAGGGGCTGGAAGCCTTCATGCGGCTGATCGAAACGGCGGACGTCTTCATGCATGCGCTCCGGCCCCAGGCGGTGCGCAAGCTGGGCATCGCCTACGAGGATCTGAAGGCGGTCAATCCGAACCTGATCTATGTCGGCGCCTACGGCTTTTCGGAGAAGGGCCCCTACGGTCACAAGACGGCCTTTGACGACATCATCCAGTCGGCCTCGGGCGGCGCGGCGATCCAGGGCTGGCTGCTGGACCAGCCGCGCTATGTCGGCTTCGTCCAGGCGGACAAGACCACCGGTCTGATGGCGGCCAACGCCGTGGTGACGGCGCTGCTGCACCGGGAGCGGACGGGCGAGGCGCAGTTCGTCGAGGTGCCCATGTTCGAGACCATGGTGCACATCAACCTGATCGAACATCTGGACGGGGCCACCTACGCCGACGCCACCGGTCCGACGGGCTACAGCCGACTGCGCACGCCGTGGCGCAAGCCCTATCCGTCCAGGGACGGCTGGGTGGCGATCCTGCCCTATGACGACCGGCAATGGCGGGTGGTGCTGGAGGCGGCGGGCCGTTCGGACCTGGCCGAGGATCCGATGTTCAACTCGTTCGCCGCGCGCCAGAAGAACGTCGACACGGTCTATTCGACGCTGGCAGAGCTGAGCAAGGCGCTGACCACGGATGAATGGCTGGCCGCCCTGGAGCCGCACGGCGTGCCGTGCTCCCGTGTCAACACGCCGGAAGATCTGCTGACCGACCGGCACCTGACGGATGTCGGATTCTGGGAGACATACGACCATCCGACCGAAGGGCCGCTGCGGACGATGAAATACCCGGTCAATTTCGAGAAGAGTCCCGCCAGCGTCCGCCGTCACACCCCTCATCTGGGCGAACAGACGCGCGAGGTGCTGGGGGAACTCGGCTACGACGAGGCGACCGTGGAAGCGATGCTGGCCGCCGGTGCGGCCATCGAGAAGAAGGAAAAGGCGATCTGA
- a CDS encoding acyl-CoA dehydrogenase family protein produces the protein MDFRLTDEQEAIRDAVAKICERFDDAYWLDRDETGEFPHDFHKAMADGGWLGIAMPEEYGGAGLGVTEAAIMMHTVAKSSGAQSAASAIHINIFGPHPLVVAGNEDQKRAHLPPLIKGEQKTCFGVTEPDAGLDTTSIKTRAEKDGNGNYVVHGRKMWTSTAQEADKILLLARTTPKEASKKSTDGISLFYTDFNRDYIEARVIPKMGRKSVDSNAVFIDGLPVPKEDLIGEEGKGFYYLLHGLNPERVLVGIEAVGIGQNALARATEYAKDRVVFGRPIGMNQSIQHPLAVNWAELEAAYMMCMLAADRYDRGEDCGGEANAAKYLGAEAGFKAATQAVMTHGGMGYAKEYHVERLMRESMIARIAPVSMQMILNYIAERKLGLPRSY, from the coding sequence ATGGATTTTCGACTGACCGATGAGCAGGAAGCGATCCGCGACGCCGTCGCGAAGATCTGCGAACGCTTCGACGACGCCTACTGGCTGGACCGCGACGAGACCGGCGAGTTCCCGCACGACTTCCACAAGGCCATGGCCGACGGCGGCTGGCTGGGCATCGCCATGCCCGAGGAATATGGCGGCGCGGGCCTCGGTGTCACCGAGGCGGCGATAATGATGCACACGGTGGCGAAGTCGTCGGGCGCGCAGAGCGCGGCGTCGGCCATCCACATCAACATCTTCGGCCCGCATCCGCTGGTCGTCGCCGGCAACGAGGACCAGAAGCGCGCGCATCTGCCGCCGCTGATCAAGGGCGAGCAGAAGACCTGCTTCGGCGTCACCGAGCCGGATGCCGGCCTCGACACCACCTCGATCAAGACCCGGGCGGAGAAGGACGGCAACGGCAACTACGTCGTCCACGGCCGCAAGATGTGGACGTCGACGGCGCAGGAAGCCGACAAGATCCTGCTGCTGGCCCGCACCACACCGAAGGAGGCGAGCAAGAAGTCCACCGACGGCATCTCGCTGTTCTACACCGACTTCAACCGCGACTACATCGAGGCCCGGGTGATCCCGAAGATGGGCCGCAAGTCGGTGGATTCGAACGCCGTCTTCATCGACGGCCTGCCGGTGCCCAAGGAAGACCTGATCGGCGAGGAGGGCAAGGGCTTCTACTACCTGCTCCACGGCCTCAATCCCGAGCGCGTGCTGGTCGGCATCGAGGCCGTCGGCATCGGCCAGAACGCGCTGGCGCGGGCCACCGAATACGCCAAGGACCGCGTCGTCTTCGGCCGGCCGATCGGCATGAACCAGTCGATCCAGCATCCGCTGGCGGTCAACTGGGCCGAGCTGGAGGCCGCCTACATGATGTGCATGCTGGCCGCCGATCGCTACGACCGCGGCGAGGATTGCGGCGGCGAAGCGAACGCGGCCAAGTACCTGGGCGCCGAGGCCGGCTTCAAGGCTGCGACCCAGGCGGTGATGACTCATGGCGGCATGGGCTATGCCAAGGAGTATCACGTCGAACGGCTGATGCGAGAAAGCATGATCGCGCGCATCGCGCCCGTCTCGATGCAGATGATCCTGAACTACATCGCCGAGCGGAAGCTCGGGCTGCCGAGAAGCTACTGA